In the Wyeomyia smithii strain HCP4-BCI-WySm-NY-G18 chromosome 2, ASM2978416v1, whole genome shotgun sequence genome, one interval contains:
- the LOC129720548 gene encoding uncharacterized protein LOC129720548: MEKTLCGECKLAVNDLEPIRCGFCETCFHINQQCCGINSRLCKEFLAQGKIIFICPSCREVLKGRSVCAYVTELQSNQSSQPQPIADLPAQAQKLFDVVDKLSRKIDNMPRTSVIEDPMLGTSSALSTTPVWPIKNAKRRRTEPIHIEADRGENNIDLSDLSVPSIVPVAAKNRFWLYLSGLNPKVTDGDIQKIISRCLHTTEPVVAVRLVRKGIDTSNLSYVSYKIGLDPDLKNVALDPASWPTGMLFREFVELPKN, translated from the coding sequence ATGGAGAAAACACTGTGCGGTGAGTGCAAACTGGCTGTAAATGATTTGGAACCCATCCGTTGCGGCTTCTGTGAAACTTGTTTTCATATCAACCAGCAATGCTGTGGTATCAATAGTCGTCTCTGTAAAGAATTTCTAGCGCAAGGCAAAATAATATTCATTTGTCCGTCCTGTCGTGAGGTACTGAAAGGCCGATCTGTTTGCGCTTATGTGACAGAGTTGCAATCAAACCAATCCTCACAACCACAGCCTATTGCCGATTTACCAGCGCAGGCTCAGAAGCTCTTTGATGTCGTCGATAAATTGAGCAGGAAAATTGACAATATGCCCCGCACATCGGTGATTGAGGATCCAATGCTTGGTACATCTTCTGCTTTGTCTACTACGCCTGTTTGGCCAATAAAAAACGCAAAACGTCGTCGTACTGAACCTATTCATATCGAAGCCGATCGTGGTGAGAATAACATTGATCTGAGTGATTTATCAGTACCTTCAATTGTTCCCGTCGCTGCAAAGAACCGTTTTTGGCTATATTTATCTGGTTTGAATCCTAAGGTCACCGACGGTGACATACAGAAAATCATTTCGCGCTGTTTGCACACCACTGAGCCTGTTGTTGCCGTACGGCTCGTGCGGAAAGGTATTGATACATCGAACCTCTCTTATGTGTCTTACAAAATCGGCCTGGATCcagatttgaaaaatgttgcatTGGATCCGgcttcatggcctactggcatGCTGTTTAGGGAGTTTGTTGAATTGCCAAAAAATTAG